A portion of the Selenomonadales bacterium genome contains these proteins:
- the pyrE gene encoding orotate phosphoribosyltransferase, which yields MTQEEVKQLFIETGAILEGHFLLTSGLHSPMYVEKFQVLQHPKHTEKLCQSMAEMFADDNVEVVVGPVTGGILLAHEVGKALGTRAIFTERENGKMALRRGFQIKPGERVLLVEDIVTTGGSIQEVLDVVIEKGGVPVGIGMLVDRSGGKVNFDGVPHKALLNLTVTTYDPADCPLCKQGLDMTKRGSRKL from the coding sequence ATGACGCAAGAAGAAGTAAAACAGTTATTTATCGAAACAGGTGCGATCTTGGAAGGTCATTTCCTTCTTACTTCGGGACTTCACAGCCCGATGTACGTCGAAAAATTCCAAGTTCTTCAGCACCCGAAACATACAGAAAAACTCTGCCAGTCCATGGCAGAAATGTTCGCTGACGACAACGTAGAAGTAGTAGTAGGCCCTGTAACGGGCGGTATCCTTCTCGCGCACGAAGTCGGCAAAGCACTCGGCACGCGCGCGATCTTCACCGAACGTGAAAACGGCAAAATGGCACTCCGTCGCGGTTTCCAGATCAAACCGGGCGAACGTGTCCTTTTGGTAGAAGATATCGTAACGACGGGCGGTTCCATCCAGGAAGTCCTCGACGTCGTTATCGAAAAAGGCGGCGTACCTGTCGGTATCGGTATGCTCGTAGACAGAAGCGGTGGTAAAGTAAACTTTGATGGCGTTCCGCACAAAGCACTCCTTAACCTTACCGTAACCACATACGATCCTGCTGACTGCCCGCTCTGCAAACAAGGTCTCGACATGACGAAACG